The proteins below are encoded in one region of Campylobacter helveticus:
- a CDS encoding ComEA family DNA-binding protein, producing the protein MKKIVFLMFALASFLFAAVNLNTATLEELKSLKGIGATKAQAILDYRKEQNFTSIEELKKVKGIGDKTFEEIKDSIVVE; encoded by the coding sequence ATGAAGAAAATAGTTTTCTTAATGTTTGCTTTGGCGAGTTTCTTATTTGCTGCGGTCAATTTAAATACCGCTACACTTGAAGAGTTGAAAAGTCTAAAAGGTATAGGAGCAACTAAGGCTCAAGCGATTTTAGATTATAGAAAAGAGCAAAATTTCACAAGCATAGAGGAACTTAAAAAAGTTAAGGGTATCGGTGATAAAACCTTTGAAGAGATAAAAGATTCGATTGTTGTGGAATAG